One Meleagris gallopavo isolate NT-WF06-2002-E0010 breed Aviagen turkey brand Nicholas breeding stock chromosome 11, Turkey_5.1, whole genome shotgun sequence genomic region harbors:
- the LOC104912609 gene encoding serine/threonine-protein phosphatase 2A regulatory subunit B'' subunit alpha-like: MAATYRLMVTTVNCYSSVVIEQHFQHTVHYCPGTCQVFKQGVACIVAHHSVCAELSVQDANLDHKIPVSENGLALPGNEDYQQILLNNPRIKKGSSVQASGSLKDITGEAINLASGKIKEFSFEKLKNSSNHVAYRKGRKVRSESFSRRSFDFDMIYGHFSNDENSPPCGFLQSPSPVEKWQESNDAPEVSMNPMVPFSPHSFSDENFITQILEKHKLDGSSGGDIKVCLDILLKCSEDLKKCTDIIKHCIKKKSAGSVSGGSSSDPLASSEMIYMNLMRRFSSYLKKLPFEFKPPGHKEAGDLGELVNCFHGLQQSPFSPIFGDEQPPRYEDIIQLPSSNAVPVRPPGDQCEVTSASQSIQTSTVSFTSNSLCSTSQENSVRAVKDASVLPQLPATSPSDCTPSTEVLYIEEESDGERVLEKTTRAKEKGDWESLKHSYQLSGSSDVIADVKAEPTRIGGELSHTSEKSNLLKPISDSVLRGSQGGVSKGEQTCKIDKDEIDKLLLDLEHFSQKMESTFREPPPKESEPACLQVFGWQGRPVLPVALEPKSKPNDPTSPLSKIVETNGHKMEEDDRALLLRILESIEDFAQELVEFQTGKGSLSKEKEVMQILQETLSTPSQSLLAGQKSHAGAASRDSVPALIQQAPEVIKVQSKQEKKPGTSSPVPLNSVVSPCALPVNKATSSTPLSANIPRFYFPKGLPNVCTNHEEIIARIEAAFTEFEDEKANICEMGKIAKICGCPLYWKAPMFSASGGQRTGCVSVHSFVSLWRK, translated from the exons ATGGCAGCAACCTACAGGCTTATGGTCACAACTGTGAACTGCTACAGCAGCGTGGTGATAGAACAGCACTTTCAGCACACAGTGCATTACTGCCCGGGGACTTGCCAGGTGTTTAAGCAAGGAGTTGCATGTATAGTTGCCCACCACAGCGTGTGTGCAGAACTCAGTGTCCAAGATGCCAACCTAGACCACAAAATTCCGGTTTCTGAAAACGGACTTGCCTTGCCTGGAAATGAGGACTATCAGCAAATACTCCTAAATAATCCAAGAATCAAAAAGGGCTCTTCTGTGCAAGCTTCCGGCAGTTTAAAAGACATTACTGGTGAGGCAATAAATCTCGCCAGTGGTAAAATAAAGGAATTCTCATTTGAGAAGCTCAAAAACTCTTCCAATCATGTGGCCTACAGAAAGGGGAGGAAAGTTCGTTCAGAATCATTCAGCAGACGATCATTTGATTTTGACATGATTTATGGGCACTTCAGCAATGATGAGAACTCTCCTCCGTGTGGCTTTTTGCAGAGTCCCTCACCTGTGGAGAAGTGGCAGGAGAGCAACGATGCTCCAGAAGTCAGTATGAATCCCATGGTTCCCTTCTCACCCCATTCCTTCTCTGACGAAAACTTCATTACCCAGATTTTGGAGAAGCACAAGCTGGATGGTTCTTCTGGTGGAGATATTAAAGTGTGCTTAGACATCTTGCTCAAGTGCTCAGAGGATCTGAAAAAGTGCACTGACATAATAAAGCACTGCATCAAAAAGAAATCAGCAGGCAGTGTTAGCGGAGGGAGTAGCAGCGATCCTCTGGCTAGTTCAGAAATGATATACATGAATCTGATGCGAAGATTTTCTTCATACCTGAAAAAGCTACCCTTTGAGTTCAAGCCACCCGGGCACAAGGAGGCAGGTGATCTTGGAGAATTAGTGAACTGTTTTCATGGCTTGCAGCAATCTCCCTTTTCCCCAATATTTGGAGATGAGCAGCCACCTAGATATGAAGATATTATTCAGCTTCCATCCTCAAATGCAGTTCCTGTCAGACCACCAGGTGACCAGTGTGAGGTGACAAGTGCCTCTCAGTCCATCCAAACAAGCACTGTGAGCTTTACCTCAAACTCCCTTTGCAGCACCTCCCAGGAGAACAGTGTGAGAGCTGTGAAAGATGCTTCTGTTCTACCTCAGTTACCAGCCACAAGCCCTTCAGACTGCACACCTTCCACTGAGGTTTTGTACATCGAGGAAGAGTCAGATGGGGAAAGAGTGTTAGAGAAAACAACGAGGGCAAAGGAGAAGGGGGACTGGGAGAGTTTAAAGCATAGCTACCAGCTATCTGGTTCTTCAGATGTGATTGCTGATGTTAAAGCAGAACCTACCAGGATAGGAGGTGAACTTTCTCACACTTCTGAGAAAAGTAATCTTTTAAAACCAATTTCAGATTCTGTACTGCGTGGTTCTCAAGGTGGCGTCTCCAAAGGAGAACAGACGTGCAAGATAGACAAGGATGAAATAGATAAACTGCTGCTGGACTTGGAGCACTTCTCTCAGAAAATGGAGAGTACTTTTAGGGAGCCCCCTCCAAAGGAGAGCGAACCTGCCTGTCTGCAGGTATTTGGCTGGCAGGGTAGGCCGGTACTACCTGTGGCTCTTGAACCCAAAAGTAAACCCAATGACCCCACTTCCCCTTTGTCAAAAATCGTGGAAACCAATGGTCataaaatggaagaagatgaCAGAGCCCTTTTACTGCGTATCTTGGAAAGCATCGAGGACTTTGCCCAGGAACTAGTGGAATTCCAGACAGGCAAGGGAAGCTTGTCCAAGGAGAAAGAAGTGATGCAAATTCTTCAGGAAACATTATCAACTCCTTCACAGTCCCTCCTTGCAGGGCAAAAAAGCCATGCTGGGGCTGCCTCCAGAGACTCTGTTCCAGCTCTGATTCAGCAGGCACCAGAAGTAATTAAG GTTCAAAGTAAGCAAGAGAAGAAACCTGGAACGTCATCCCCAGTCCCTTTGAACTCAGTGGTTAGCCCTTGTGCTCTGCCTGTGAATAAAGCCACCAGCAGTACCCCTTTGTCCGCAAACATTCCACGTTTCTACTTCCCTAAAGGACTTCCAAACGTCTGCACTAATCATGAAGAGATCATTGCCAGGATTGAAGCAGCCTTCACAGAGTTTGAAGATGAGAAAGCCAACATCTGTGAAATGGGAAAAATTGCAAAG ATATGTGGCTGCCCACTCTACTGGAAAGCACCTATGTTCAGTGCATCAGGAGGACAAAGGACAGGATGTGTATCTGTGCACTCATTTGTGTCTTTGTGGAGAAAGTGA
- the DBR1 gene encoding lariat debranching enzyme, which produces GRDAPLLSAGYAGVVRFRGVRIGGISGIFKSHDYRKGHFECPPYNQQTIRSAYHVRNIEVFKLKQLKHPMDIFMSHDWPRSIYHYGNKKQLLKMKSFFRQEVESNTLGSPAASELLQHLKPNYWFSAHLHVKFAAFMQHETKSKEELPKATKFLALDKCLPHRDFLQIIDIEHDPTAGDSLEYDAEWIAVLKATNNLINVTQSSWNVPENNGLHTKWDYSATEEAIKEVLEELNHDLKIPCNFTLTAACYDPSKPQKNMEPVHTINPQTTEFCAQFGLTDINDRIQQVKEEGSVRGEYEEEEEEMDSSGSAEEPSEYNTDNSGLSSINPDEIMLDDEGGDEDLSTCSVDPSPDHPPEFSASFSDIRIMPDSMAVSSDDAMDSTNEELEKSGGNKQVEEKSLNERPLKRVSGSENGNSGIKIKRRNQAIYAAEDEDETK; this is translated from the exons GGCCGTGACGCGCCGCTCCTCTCCGCAGGTTACGCGGGCGTGGTGCGGTTCCGCGGCGTGAGGATCGGCGGCATTTCGGGCATCTTCAAGTCGCACGACTACCGGAAAG GCCACTTTGAATGTCCACCATACAACCAGCAAACGATCAGAAGTGCTTACCATGTCAGGAACATCGAGGTCTTCAAACTTAAGCAG TTAAAGCATCCAATGGACATATTTATGTCACATGATTGGCCACGGAGCATATATCACTATGGAAACAAGAAACAGCTGCTTAAAATGAAATCCTTCTTCCGTCAAGAAGTGGAGAGCAACACGTTAGGAAGCCCTGCTGCTTCTGAGCTTCTGCAGCATCTGAAACCTAATTATTGGTTTTCAGCACATCTCCACGTTAAGTTTGCAGCTTTCATGCAACACGAG ACAAAGTCCAAAGAAGAACTACCAAAAGCAACCAAGTTTTTGGCTCTGGATAAATGTCTGCCTCACAGAGACTTTTTGCAG ATAATAGACATTGAGCATGATCCTACTGCAGGTGACTCGCTGGAGTATGATGCTGAATGGATTGCAGTCCTCAAGGCCACCAACAATCTGATTAATGTGACTCAGAGCTCATGGAATGTGCCTGAAAATAATGGCCTCCATACAAA GTGGGATTACAGTGCAACGGAAGAGGCCATCAAGGAGGTGTTAGAAGAACTGAATCATGACCTCAAAATTCCTTGTAACTTCACCTTGACAGCTGCTTGTTATGATCCCAGCAAGCCCCAAAAGAACATGGAACCGGTTCACACCATCAATCCACAGACCACTGAGTTTTGTGCCCAGTTTGGCCTCACTGACATCAATGACAGAATCCAGCAGGTTAAAGAAGAGGGCTCAGTACGTGGAGAgtatgaagaggaagaagaggaaatggaCAGTAGTGGGTCAGCAGAGGAACCTAGTGAATATAATACTGATAACTCTGGGCTTTCGTCCATTAATCCAGATGAAATAATGCTGGATGATGAAGGTGGTGATGAAGATTTGAGCACGTGTTCCGTAGATCCTTCCCCCGATCATCCTCCTGAGTTTTCTGCAAGTTTTTCTGACATCAGGATCATGCCAGATTCCATGGCGGTATCATCTGATGATGCTATGGACTCCACTAATGAGGAACTGGAGAAATCTGGTGGGAATAAGCAGGTGGAAGAGAAGAGCTTGAATGAGAGACCTTTAAAGCGTGTTAGTGGTAGTGAAAATGGGAACAGTGGCATTAAAATTAAGAGAAGGAATCAAGCCATCTATGCTGCAGAGGATgaagatgaaacaaaataa
- the NME9 gene encoding thioredoxin domain-containing protein 6, which yields MAAKRKEAVLQMNVNSQELWEEMLCLEGLIVVDAYQAWCGPCKTVVDLFRRIRNEVSSDLLHFAVAEVDSVDALEKYRGKCEPIFLFYTRGANAPLLQKTILKQLAVGRKALEHGGERLVAHVLDAP from the exons ATGGCTGCAAAGAGAAAGGAGGCGGTCCTTCAG ATGAACGTCAATAGCCAGGAACTTTGGGAGGAAATGCTGTGTCTTGAAGGCCTCATTG TTGTTGATGCATATCAAGCCTGGTGTGGCCCATGCAAAACAGTAGTGGATCTTTTCCGAAGAATAAGGAATGAAGTCAGCAGTGACcttctgcactttgctgtg GCTGAAGTTGATTCCGTTGATGCTCtggaaaaatacagaggaaaatgtGAGCCCATCTTTCTCTTCTACACA AGAGGAGCAAATGCCCCATTGCTGCAGAAGACCATTCTGAAACAGCtggcagtgggaaggaaggCTTTGGAGCATGGAGGAGAGCGTTTGGTG GCTCACGTCCTCGACGCTCCCTAG